The window attttaaacgacgaactttgaaaaagaaaaagaaaaaagaggagcaaAATAAcgagatatttttttcttccgaaTGATCTTGGAGATGGCTTTAGAGAATCTTTTCCATTCCACTGTCAAGAAGGAAATAATACATCATCTTAAATAGAAGAAATTAGCGTTCCATTGgcatcaaaattttctttaattagtcCAAAATTATCACTAGACGAAACCACTTttctaattataaaaataagtttttcttgCTTTCGAGATAATGGATTATGTTCTTTGTAGCTTGTTAAATAACCGATTTAGCAAAAGCCATTTAAACTGTATTGTCATgtgaaaatttatgtttttctttccaaaaaaagaaaggtcaTTTGTATAAATGTTGAAAGGTCCAAGATTCGCTATCGCTCTTGGCAACGCCCGCCGCTAGACCCGAGCACAAGTAGTTTGCTTAACTTAGACAATTTTGGATGGACTCGAATAATGACATTTAGCAAGAAAATCCAACTCTATCTTGAAATTTCACGAGAAGTCAGGTCATgcaaaagtttagacttgaccTTAAGGCCCTACTCATCATAGACCCGAGGTTTCGATATCATTCTTCGTAAAAAGTCTAAATTGTGCAGCATATGATTCGTTTGGAATATGTGATTTGATtgcacaaaaattcaaaatagtgAATAATTGTAGGGCCTAAGGAGTTATTGCTGAATGGTTTTAGAGGGGGGTTGTTGAGAAGTCATGGGTCAATTACGTGCATTCCCATCACACATACAAACCGCCATATTACATTAATTGGTTAAGCAAGCACGGATTCAAcctttcattatcaacaattgTATTTCAAGATCCCACGTACTAACAcgcaacattttttttcctaaaaagtacttaattaaatctaaaaataCCGGAAAACCAACCTTTCATGTTGATATGTATGAATCTATATTCAAGACGACGGTTGAAATTTATGTCAAGTGACCATTTTGTGGTTAGTTCCAATTCTTGTCATTATACAAATTAAACATTTTCTATCGTATCATATCATGATGTCGATATTGAGaagtttttataaatatttaatttacgTAATTATTATAATCACCGATTATGTGGATATGATTATGATTGTGTTTGTCATGTAGAGAGTAATGGCGAATAATTAGGATGGCTCAACTCGTGAACCAGCCCAAACAAGCATTACCCAATTGATTCGAGGTTGGTTCACAAGGGACCATCCAGCTTccgatttaaaaaataaggGAAAGGGACAAGTCTTGGTGGGTTTGGTTTCCTAGTTTATATCAAGAACCGGCTGGTTTTACTTGGGAAACTAGGGGTGTGAATGGTAAGATTTAGATTGCTCctagaacaatttcttttgaaaaatagttttttctactccagaaataatttctaaataaaataacatatttggtaaatatttctattcttgaaataaaaaaagaatagaaatgcatttggtataatttataattttttgtatttttcgtttttcttcttgttcaccGACTGCCATGCCAACCGTCGTGGGCCACCCTCGCCACCCAACCATAGCCCACTAGCTGCTGACAGCTGACGCCGAACCACCACCCACAGGTTGTTGCCCACCTCTCGTGGGCGGGCCGACAACTACTAGCGGCAGGTGAGGGCAAGCGACCAGTGGTCAATGGTGGCCACAGGCGGCAGCAATTGGCAAATCCAAGGAGACTGCCacagcaaggaagaagaaaagaagaaaaatagaaaaaaaaaaaaatgtttatttctaaaaattattttcaataataaaaagctacttttttttttacttctcgttTATGTTCTtggccacttttctatttcagggaataaaaaaattaattgatgttaccaaacggatttttatttttatttttattttttctaacgaacaaaagaatagaaagtgAGAGAAACATAAATGTTAGCATGCACACCCTAAtgacgcgtttggtaatatttttgttccggaaacaattttttaacgaaatagttttttttatttatttctgtttttgaataatttatgagtataaaaacgcgtttgataactgcaaaaatttctactccaagaaatgtatttgataaatttgtataatttttttttttgtttcttttaattttttaatatttttatttctttttctgttttctttttttctttcttccttttggcttggGTAGGCTTGGCCTTACCTCGCTGGAGTCAGCAATGCTCCGATGAGatcaaaaaagaaggaaaaaaaaagaagaagaaaaaggagataaaaaagaagaagcgtTTCTCAGAAGAGTTCTCTTAATAAGAAACAAGtcttttatatttcttatttccatttcaaatctgttcctaggaacaaaaaatagatttttattctcggaacaaaaatgtaaacaaatgtgtttttttttttttttttttcctgaacaaaaaaacagaaatttttgttccagggaaaaaaaaaattttaatattcatcagccttaccaaaaaaaaaaaacaattttaacaAACAGCCCCTAAAAGGCCGGTTCTAGACAAACCGATTTATCCCTCACCTAAGTAAACAAGAGAGTTTCAACAGAGTAGCCATGATGATGATTGTGAATTTTACGATTTCTCGGTCGCAAACTTCACAGTTTCACTTATCCACAAGATAAACAACAGACCCGCGCGCGAATTGCACCTAATGGATTTCTACGAACTACACAAATACACCTCCTGAAATGATTCTTCACATCAAAAGACCGGACAGCCTTCGACGACGACCCCCTTGGCCGTAGGACAAGAGGCTAATGGACATCCATCCGGATCTTCACCCCACCAACTGAGGCTGACATGCTTCATTCCCAAACACAAGTACAGGAGGACGGCCATGAAGGCTAACCCAGCATCGAGTGCACCCGACAGTACGTAATTATGGCGACTCCACCAGCCTCGATAGTATCGGTAGGCAATGAATCCCGACAGAAATCCAGCGATGATCCAACTGGTGTAGTTAACAGCAGTAGCTGGAGGCATGTTTACAGTAGCCCCAAGGAGCACTGGCATCGTGATGAGTCTAATCCACTCCTTGTCCGGAAAGGCCTTGTGCACGAGCCAGACAATGAAAGGAGCTATGGCCCCTACCAAGAAGAACCAGTTGATGGCGGAGTAGTGGCCGAGATCTCCGAATATCCTGCGGGGCCCGATCAGACCCCAGATGACTGAAGCATCATAAAATACATGGTCACCGGGGCAAGTCCACGGACTGCCCGCCGGAAGCAGCTCCCGGTTACAAATGTCAGGGACCGTATCCATAAGCCACCACGCCGTTCCGAGATGCACTAATGCTGCAACAATGGTGCCGATCACCTGATAGAAGATCAATTCTTGCCTTAAGCAAGAAAGAAaggcaaaagaacaaaagactGGTCTGGCAACAATTTCGGGCAGATTTCGAGTGTACAAAGATTAGTTTCTGGGACATTTCCCTCCCTCACCAGGAACACATCAAACTAATATATTCAGTTCTATTGCTTATCATGGACCAGGAAAGACAAGAGACTAACCTGTGCCATAAACATCGCTCGAGGAGGAATTTTCATGTAGTGCCCAAGCTTGAAGTCTTGTAAGAATGTGATCCCCTGCTTCATACTGATGTACCCATAGACTTTAAACAGAATGTTCGCAACTGGATATCCAGGGTAAATGTACCCAATGATAAATTCTGTGATTACGTTCAAAGCCGGTGTCTGGCCAACAGGCATTGAACTCATGAGGATATGCAAAGTATTAAGCTTAGAATAATAGCAAATGGTACAAAGTAATCACTGCCCCGCATGTTTATGTATTCTACTGTATAGAATAAACGACCAAATCAACTCATATAACATATGCTTTAAACATGATGGATCTGCACCTGATTTGTCGTTGCAGTGATGACCCCAACAGGAAGAGTGAAAAACAAGGCAAGAGCACATGCTAGCAGAACACCCCACCACGGTAGTTGAAGTTGATCCTTGAAATACTGACATGTAAATATGGTTGCCGAAATATTTACCAAAAGAATACAAGTAAACCACCATTCAGGGACTTGCTTGTATCTTCTCATGAGCTTAGTGTGTATATCCATTTTCTTCTCACTAAAGGCAGACTTGCTCAGCAGCCATATTTCTCTAAAACAATAGCATAATACTAGATCATCTATCTGAGCATGGTAAATAAGAAATTGGAATTCAACTGGATTGGCAACAACCATATAACTCCGTTCAATTAAAAGGTGTGGTGTCATATCagaataatgtaattcataGCAGAACTTAACCAACGATGGAAGAACACACTCCTACAAGGCCAATCATGTGTCTGGGGACCAGACGACTTCAACACAGATCTCCAAAGTACTGAAGCACTACTTGACTAGTTGCCTTGGATTCTCCTTTTATTGTTCTTAAATTGATAAGACATGGGACATAGAAGTGACCAAAATAATGCTGATACATGAACAAAGAACTTGCCTTCTGTTCATgcaatacaaaacaaaaactcaCTGCCAACAATTTATGATTGAGTTTTACTTGGCAAGGCAGATGATTGCAGCCACATCAGAGAAAAATCATATTCTTCTCCTCACATTTAGTCAACGAATAGAAAGCAATTGTGCAGCACATAACGATATAAAAGAAGAATGCAACTTACTTTCCATGGAAGAGGAACACATGAACAACAGTAGCAGTAAGGCAGGCAAAGCTGATGCCATAGTACACAGCAAAGAAGGTGCTCAGATAAAGAGGACCCTCTCTTTCATATGCCTCAGCATCTAAATGAAAGTGTTCATCTATGATAGTCTCGATGTTGTACTTTTGTCCCAAAGATGTGAACAGGCTGTCTGAGAATATTGGGAAAGTCCTGGCTCTGTATATGTTGAGCCAGTAAGTAAATGGTGTGATGACATACACGACAAGGGCAAAACCAACAGCAATATTGGCAGTAGCAAACCACGGGCTAGCCAGTGGACTACCGAGATAAGAGGAGATGCTGGACCAGTCAAGTCCGATTGCACCTATCCCAAGACCATGGAGTCCAGAACCCAACTGGTGAGCTACAACTGAAGCAGGGAATATCCAGCAGATCCAGGAAAGAGAGGTCAACATGGGAAAGATGTAACCTGGAAGGACATAGTAACTGAAGCTACAGACAAAGGCTATAAGGAAAAAATGGTTCCGTGTCAATCTGCCTTTAAGCCTCTGCTCTTTCTCGTGCAGTGCTCTGCATTTGTAAACAGTTGTAACCATAATCACATCGAGTTGTGTGAGaaactataaaaagaaaagagaacgaAACAAATATTTAAGGATAACAAAGAAAATGTCATTGCCCGACTCCTTGTCCACCAAGACAGCAGAAACTTAACAAGTAGTCATCTTCATGCGCAAAATGTCATGcctactatatatatatatatgatcttTTGGAGATTGCAGTTCCCAACTGTGAAGCTTTGACACCATAAATCAAACACAATAGACATAATTTGCTGGTTATATTTGTATGTACACTCGTGCAGCATGGGAAAAGAAGTGAAGTAAACTGAGACTTAAAAAACTCTCTCGACTGCGTGAGTTTGAAACTTCTATAGCTATCAACTGCGTTTAAATGGTAGTACCCCCTAAAATCGGGTTCAGACAAATCGACCAATGAAATCAAGACATGCGGAAGGGAAAAGATCATGTTAAAGATCGTAGAGAATAAATTCAtgagaacagaaacaaaaaggaatagaCAAGATATTAGCTTGTCTTCTTTCatcttgtttcttttcattgatATGGACTACTTTGCACAGCATCATCCACATGTAAATGGAAGAAAAGTAGCCTGAAACAAGTTCTCTTTAGCGAAAAACTGATgagaaagagatgaaaagaggGACAAACGACGCTGACCTAACGAAAATTCCAGAAATTGTGAATTTAATTCGAGGCAAAACATGCTCATCAAACAACATACTTGCCAATGAACGCACGATCGACGCACCTGAACAAGGAGACTTGCACCAGATTCTGGGGCCACCACATGGCGGCGGGCTCCACCAAGTACCGCCGGAACATCCCGGCCCAGCCGAACCCCAAGATCTGCGTCGTCAGGACGACGACCAGCGCCACAGGAAACGACATCTCCTTCCGGTAGAAGATCTTGACCACGCTGATGATGTGAATGGCGTAGACTGTGGCGGCACCCGAGTTGGCAAAGATCGTGATCAGCACATGCTCCTTGACGTTGAACGGCCCCGGATTGAGCGTGAATTGCCACTTGCTCCCCTCGAAGAACACTCTCTTCGTGATCACTCCGGCCATAAGGTGACCTAGAGCCAGGCACGCTCATCAGTCCAATATCAAACCAAACTCCGCAGCAAACATCACAGGCGCAAATCACATTCGATCGCAACTCCGTCTCGAGAGGTCGAATTCGATCTGCTCGGAGACCAACGGGCGCTCGAGCTCGAGGCCTACCTAGAGGAACGACGGCGATCTGAGCGGAGACGGAGGTCACGGAGAGGGGCTCGCGGCGGTACCAGAAGAACTGGttgaggaaggagaggagggagCACGCCAGGGTGCCGAGGACGAACGTGCGGAACGTGACGGCCGGGAGGGACGGGTCGTCCTCCTCGGGGACCGTGAGCGCGACCTGCTCGATCGGGGAGCTCCCGCCCCCGGCGGCaagccccgccgccgccgacgaggAGGGGCCATGAGCTCCGATCTCCTTCCGGACTGCTCacgaggaggagaagaagaagaggcttTCCGGTCAGGGAAAATCACGCGAGAAACTTGGAGGGAAAGTgaaaggagaggagagaaaatgcGAGGGCGAATCTTAACTGAGCGGAGCCGAGGCGCCTTCTTCATGGCTCGCGGACGTGGCCATGGCTCGTTCGGTGGCGCTCCCGTGTGCTTCCGAGATTCCGCCATTTTAAGGACCCGTCTTGATGGTGAACGGCTCCGATTTGACCTCGTGACGACCGGCGCCTCTGTTACTGGCCGCTGGATCTTCGATTCCCGACGTCGGTGGGGGCGCCCGGATGAAGGGGGATCTGGAGGTGGAATCGCGGCCGTTGCGTGAAGTATCGCTCCGCATACGGATCTGTTGATCAACGGCTGGCAACTGGTCAACGGCGAGGGCCCACCAGAGTCCGATTGGAACTTTGCCTTTTCCGGAAGAGGGAATGTATTTTCCCGCTCTTGAGTGCGAAATACATTTgtcagattttttcttttttttttattgtcggACATTCTGTCGGGTTTTGCTCCCACATATTAAAAGACTTTCGgatacaaataaaagaaaaaattccaaataaatgcctaaaatactcactttttcaaataagaattcgAGATAGATCTTGTTCTAAATAAAAGCCCAAAATACTattactttttaaaatgaagATCTGAAATTGATCTTATTccaaataaaaactcaaaatgtcatcttttttctcaaataaaagtaTGAATCAGTCTTGAAAAAGGCGGagggcaattttgtctttaaaatttttaattttttaatttctttctttctttgttatgtttttttttcttttcaaaaaaattaaaaaataaataaaagaaaaacataggTGGGAGGGTGCTCTCTCATGCTTGTGGCCACCACCACATCACCAATGGGGTGGCTGTGAAGGCCGACAACCCTCATCGAAAGGGGGAGAGGGCAACAACCTTTTCTTAGATCCCCTCGGGTAGGCCTAGCAACCCTCACCTAGTGCCCCCAGACCTGAGGAGAGGTCTAAGGCACTGAGCAAGGATCGATGACCCTctcccttgcctagatctaggagAGGGTCGCCACCCTCAAGCTCACAGACCCTCGCTTAGGAGCTAGCAACCCTACTAGCCTTTGTTGTCGCCCCACCGGCGATAAGGTAGTAGCCTATgtccttctttttttggtttttaatctaatttaattttaatttaacttgtaTTTAGACAAAAATGTCCTTAATTTATGGGAACATTTTGTCAACCGACTACGCTAGGCTCTTATTGGAAATAGTTACAACCACTTCAAGCCCTTCTCTGagacttcaagctcttatttaaaacacGATACACTTCAAACATTTATataagaaaatgagagcacttcgctcccttatttggaattttccctaaataattttttttttaacattttcaatttaggaataacgACATAAATGGTCCATAAATGTTGATTTAATATGCAATGTACTCCTaagctttcaattttttaattgtgacCCCCAAAATTTTTGgttatgttcaatttagtcttcaaattttatgaaaaacttAATATTgtcctttcattaatttaaattcgGAAATAACATTGatcattttaatataatctttgaactaaattgaacatgtattaaAATTCTAGATAATACAttgaacataataaaaattaaggaaTGACATTGCAAATTGGGTAATTTAAAGTTTAATTACCACATTACACattgagataaaattcattAACCATTCGAGCCATCTACCCTTCAATTTATTTGAACATTTGTTGATTTAAAGGGACGTTTGATCGGGTATCACATCATTTTCATTGAATAACATTTATCATGTCCGAGATTACACTTTTTATACTTTATTATTCTATAATATTTTTCACCTGTAAAATATATAGTTAAACTTAATATAAAAAGGAGAACATAAACAGAAAAGTACTACAATTACGTGaattttagcataaaaaattggaacatcgataaattcatgtatttttataattttgtaaatattaCTTACAAGACGAGCTTTGTTTAAAGAAAGCACAATATCTAAACAACCTTTTCTTCCAAGTGATCTTCAAGATGGCTTTAgggaatttctttcaattccactatgaagaaaaaaaacgaTGCATCAGAATTTTCCTTAATTAGCATAAAGTTATTGATAGATGAAATCGCTtttgtaattataaaaaataacccTTTCTTGCGTTTGagataggggtgtgcaaaatacccggaaTCGCccgaaccgcccggaaccgaaccggaaccgctCGGAACcagcggttcttgagggaaccggtccggttcacggttccaatttttgggaaccggtccggttcccggttccgtggcggatccgcccgcccgcccgccggaCCAGACCggaaccttttaatattaaaaaaaaaaaatactaaacgAAACCCTACATTTGCGTCTCATCCCTTCGTCTTCGCTTTCATCgtcttcggttctctctctctcggttcctcgcctcttctcttcgtcttcgattcctccctAAGCATCGACGCCGCcaccgctgctcctcctccgctgCTGTCCGCCCCCTCGCGCCGGTCGCCACCCGCCACAGCCGCTACTCCTCCGCCTCCACTATCCGCCCCCTCGCCGCTGCGCCCCCCTCGCTCGCTCTTcatcttcgattcctccccaagcatcgacgccgccgccgctgctcctccgccaCTGCTATTCGCCCCCTCGCGCCGATCGCCACCCGCCACAGCTGCTGCTCCTCCACCTCTGCTGTCCATCTCGATCGAGCCCCCTTTTCCGTCACTCAataaggtacgatcatcgactTCCAACTTGCCTCTCGATTCATCGTCCGCTTGCAAACTTGTACTTCGGTTCGATTACCCAATAGGTTGGAACGTAGTGAAGTTCGAGTCTTTGTTTTGGGAATCGATCGTTGTTCATCTTGGTGCTTTGTCTTCAACGGTGCTCATGCTTGAATTTGCAGAATCCTGGGTTGCTTTTCCCTTttgctgtgtttttttttttttgtatgtctAATCATCGGTAAATTCTATGCTCAGGGTCGTGGGAAAATGTGGTACTCACAAGATTGCACTTTTGGATGTTGTTTATTTAACTTGTGTTGGCTTGAACACAGGGACATGGAGCTTGTGATTTCTTTCAATGGACAGATTTTCTGGCAGAAAATGTGGCCCCCAAAATGTTGCGACTTCTATTGTTGCACCTCCGGAAGTCATGGAAATTGAGTCGACAATGGCAGATGTTGGTGAAGATTACGAGGTAGATCCATTATCGATGATGGATAGCGGAGAGATTCAAGGAGTCATTTGCAGATTCTCTGCACCAGAACGTGATGTGAGGGGTTTGGAGAGTGAGAGTTTAACTCCCGAGGGTGATTTGGATACTCAAGAGTTGACTGTGGAGAATGTGGACTTGGGGGAGTCTACTCCAGAGCAAATGCAGCTTGTTTCCTGTCTAACATCTCCAGCTAGTCTCAGACAACAAGAATACTTGAGGCGGATATCAGCTGCTGGTGGCATGCTTGCTGGAAGTAGAGGTACCCTATGAGTCATCTTGAGGGTTTTTTCCCCACTACACTTAGTTTTTTTTGTCATTCACGTGTAGCTGACTGTTATTTAATGTTGAGCAATCATCTATTAattattgttttagtttttggagattggaacttggaatttCAGAGCTCAAAacttggaaaccaaaattgtttcgcagccgttctatgttgaaaacccgaccatagacctccttccctccttcccaactcatagacccgaccgttctatgttgaaaacccaaATTGTTTCGTGttaagatcggttccatggatccacccgggaaccagaCCGAACCGGCAGTCcgattcccgggtggatccatgcaacaaaagggtggatcccggttccaatttttcggaaccggtccttaacgggcggttcccagttctaggtcggaaaccgcccgcccggaccatgcacacccctagtttgAGATAATAGATtgttctttatttgttttaaatAGCCGATTTTATCTGTAGCCGGTTTAATCTGTATTTTCACGTAAGAaactatatttttctttgaaaaacaaagaaataattatttataaaaatgtcGAAGTCCTCTAATTCAGTTAACCTACTTGCACCAAAGCAAAATTTGACCTGTCAAAAGCGAGCAGACTCATATGCTTTTAATTTGACAATCCAAACTAAGTTCATTACATGCATAGATTCGCTATATAATCAATGAAAACAACCATATAAATTGGATCTAAGTTATTATCCAAGCTTGTCTtgtgtaattaaaaaaaaaaatcattgaaacGTTTCAAGCCAGATCACCCTGGGCCATGGCCTACTATGATCGGCTGGGATTTTAAGCCTAGTGCATTTGCCTTTTGAGCCTAAGTTGGCTTGGAAAGGCCGAACGTACCGCTCGATCCAGGTCCCGCTAGTTCGTCCCTTGACTGGAGATCACGGATTGAATTACAAAATTTAGCCGGAAAAGGTTCTAGATTGACAATGGCCGCCGCTAAACCTAATGACGGGCAGCCTGTGAGGCCGAATAAATTTTTGGAGAGATTTGAAAAATGGTATTTAGTGAGAAAGTCCAACCTTATTTCGAGATTTgtgaacaacttttttttttgacgagtGAGTTTAGGCAAGGGCTTAGACCTCATCTTAAGGCCCTATTCGTCACATGCCTGTGGTTTTGATGCAATCCCTTCATAAATTTAAATTGCTctgtttgtgatttttttggaatatgtaatttaatttgttgtaAAATTTGTTAGGGTCAACAGaaattattgttaaattatattatcGGTGCAATATCAAGAAGTCGCATATCAATCATGTGCACTTGCATTACATGTACAAAACCGAACATTTACTGTGGGCATGATAATTTGTATAGCAGGGTGCATCCTTTTCAGTTTTCTCCACgctttttcaatttcttgttgAAACAAGCCCATATTCAATTTTACATCATCAATAATTTCAGTTCTAGATAGCTATTATAAACAAATATTAAGCATCATAATGCATACATCGTCATCGGCCCACGCATCATTTTTGTGAGGTgaaggagagagatggagggagAGGTTTGGCCGggggggtgagagagagagagagagagaaatgagggaaatgtgggaaaaagaagaaaacttggAAGTGAAGTTGGCCAATACATTTTATGCCCCTTGAATTATTGTCCTAAAGCCATCATTGCTCCAAACTTGAGGAGCAAGAACACATCTTGGCCCTCCATTAGGCCATGTGCTTCATCCAAGATCAATGGCTAGGATTGCTTCTTGCCTCTTCAATTATTGGCTAGACTAAGGGCATTTTGGTCATTTCCTCTTTGGATGGCTTCGTGCGCTTGGATGGCCTAGTGTGCCTATTCGTGGCTTGAGTTCTTGTGGCTCCTCGCTCTCAACCTGTTTccacttttccaaaattttgcGATTTACTaatgaaaaattgagttttcatTCTAAAGTGGCCTTTACTTGCTTTTCCATGGTCTGTCGATTACCATCGTAATTCCACTCCATAGATAGGGTTCAAATCAAGGATGTCACAAATCCTCCCCCTTAAAGAAATTACATcctaaaaatttgcaaaattactCGTCTCTTCAAACAGATGAGGATACTAGCGTCTCATTACATCCTCACTTTCCTAGGCTGCTCCCTTAGTACCATGGTGTTGCCATATGACTTTGACTAAGGAAATGACCTTGTTGCGCAGCACTCCCTCCTTTTTGTTAACAACT of the Eucalyptus grandis isolate ANBG69807.140 chromosome 10, ASM1654582v1, whole genome shotgun sequence genome contains:
- the LOC104422771 gene encoding oligopeptide transporter 7-like isoform X1; protein product: MATSASHEEGASAPLIRKEIGAHGPSSSAAAGLAAGGGSSPIEQVALTVPEEDDPSLPAVTFRTFVLGTLACSLLSFLNQFFWYRREPLSVTSVSAQIAVVPLGHLMAGVITKRVFFEGSKWQFTLNPGPFNVKEHVLITIFANSGAATVYAIHIISVVKIFYRKEMSFPVALVVVLTTQILGFGWAGMFRRYLVEPAAMWWPQNLVQVSLFRALHEKEQRLKGRLTRNHFFLIAFVCSFSYYVLPGYIFPMLTSLSWICWIFPASVVAHQLGSGLHGLGIGAIGLDWSSISSYLGSPLASPWFATANIAVGFALVVYVITPFTYWLNIYRARTFPIFSDSLFTSLGQKYNIETIIDEHFHLDAEAYEREGPLYLSTFFAVYYGISFACLTATVVHVFLFHGKEIWLLSKSAFSEKKMDIHTKLMRRYKQVPEWWFTCILLVNISATIFTCQYFKDQLQLPWWGVLLACALALFFTLPVGVITATTNQTPALNVITEFIIGYIYPGYPVANILFKVYGYISMKQGITFLQDFKLGHYMKIPPRAMFMAQVIGTIVAALVHLGTAWWLMDTVPDICNRELLPAGSPWTCPGDHVFYDASVIWGLIGPRRIFGDLGHYSAINWFFLVGAIAPFIVWLVHKAFPDKEWIRLITMPVLLGATVNMPPATAVNYTSWIIAGFLSGFIAYRYYRGWWSRHNYVLSGALDAGLAFMAVLLYLCLGMKHVSLSWWGEDPDGCPLASCPTAKGVVVEGCPVF
- the LOC104422771 gene encoding oligopeptide transporter 7-like isoform X2, with the protein product MATSASHEEGASAPLIRKEIGAHGPSSSAAAGLAAGGGSSPIEQVALTVPEEDDPSLPAVTFRTFVLGTLACSLLSFLNQFFWYRREPLSVTSVSAQIAVVPLGHLMAGVITKRVFFEGSKWQFTLNPGPFNVKEHVLITIFANSGAATVYAIHIISVVKIFYRKEMSFPVALVVVLTTQILGFGWAGMFRRYLVEPAAMWWPQNLVQVSLFRALHEKEQRLKGRLTRNHFFLIAFVCSFSYYVLPGYIFPMLTSLSWICWIFPASVVAHQLGSGLHGLGIGAIGLDWSSISSYLGSPLASPWFATANIAVGFALVVYVITPFTYWLNIYRARTFPIFSDSLFTSLGQKYNIETIIDEHFHLDAEAYEREGPLYLSTFFAVYYGISFACLTATVVHVFLFHGKEIWLLSKSAFSEKKMDIHTKLMRRYKQVPEWWFTCILLVNISATIFTCQYFKDQLQLPWWGVLLACALALFFTLPVGVITATTNQTPALNVITEFIIGYIYPGYPVANILFKVYGYISMKQGITFLQDFKLGHYMKIPPRAMFMAQH